A stretch of the Acyrthosiphon pisum isolate AL4f chromosome A2, pea_aphid_22Mar2018_4r6ur, whole genome shotgun sequence genome encodes the following:
- the LOC100167559 gene encoding cyclin-dependent kinase 1, which produces MDNYDKLEKIGEGTYGVVYKCMELSSKEIVAVKKIRMEMEDEGIPATAIREISILKELNHPNIVNLREILMDDSRLYLVFEFVPMDLKKFIDSRPKKHLDEITTKSFTYQLLVAIYFCHVRRILHRDLKPQNILIDTKHNILKVADFGLGRTFGLPIRVYTHEVVTLWYRAPEVLLNTQRYGCPIDVWSIGCIFAEMAQGKPLFQGDSEIDQLFRIFRILTTPTEDTWPGVSDLKDYKPTFPKWSDNMLADSVKNLSSGGVDLMRQMLVYDPSKRINARDSLQHSYFKDLNKSILPALPEIKF; this is translated from the exons ATGGATAATTATGATAAACTGGAAAAAATTGGAGAGGGAACATATGGTGTCGTATACAAATGTATGGAACTTTCATCAAAAGAAATTGTTGCTGTGAAGAAAATACGCATGGAAATGGAAGACGAAGGTATACCTGCTACAGCCATTCgagaaattagtattttgaaGGAACTCAATCACCCTAATATTGTGAA ttTGCGAGAAATTCTCATGGATGATTCAAGATTATATCTTGTATTTGAGTTTGTTCctatggatttaaaaaaatttattgattcAAGGCCTAAAAAacatttggatgaaattactaCAAAGTCATTCACTTATCag ttattagttGCTATATATTTTTGCCATGTGAGACGAATTTTACATAGAGATCTTAAACCACAAAATATCTTAATCGACACTAAGCACAATATACTGAAAGTTGCTGATTTTGGTTTGGGTCGTACTTTTGGTTTGCCAATACGTGTGTACACTCATGag gtagTAACACTATGGTACAGAGCTCCAGAGGTATTGTTAAACACACAACGTTACGGTTGTCCAATTGATGTTTGGTCTATAGGATGTATATTTGCAGAAATGGCACAAGGAAAACCATTATTTCAGGGAGATTCAGAAATTGATCAATTGTTTCGTATTTTCAG gaTTTTGACTACTCCGACTGAAGATACATGGCCAGGAGTTTCCGATCTTAAGGATTATAAGCCGACTTTTCCAAAATGGAGTGATAATATGTTGGCAGATTCAGTTAAAAACCTCAGTTCTGGTGGAGTGGACTTAATGcgg caaatGTTGGTTTATGATCCAAGCAAACGAATCAATGCAAGAGATTCACTCCAACATAGTTATTTCAaggatttaaataaaagtattttaccagCTCTTCCTGAgattaagttttaa